The sequence CTTATTCCTTTTCCATGCGAACATAATTTTTGCATTGGACTAGTGACAAAGGAGGCTTTAACGGTTCAAGCTAACGGACAAAATACAGAAGAAATCGTCTCCGTTTTTGTCCCAGGGACACCCAACCCTTCCGTTGGCTTTATGCTAATGTTCAGAAAAGATCAATTGATTTTTTTGAATATGAAAGTCGAAGATGCGATGAAATTTGTTATTTCATGCGGCGTAGTCATGCCCCCAATAGATAGAGCTAAAAATGAGAAGCAGCCCAGCTAAAGTCACTTTTTTTCGAGTCAAAGATAATCAGGCCAAAATTCAATTGATTTGCCAAAAGGCCCAAGAAGCCTTTTTACAAGAAAGGCGCCTACTGATTACTGTTCCAACGATAGAAGCCGGGCGCTATATTGATGCTCTCTTATGGCGTCAGCCGGAAGAAAGCTTCCTCCCCCACCTCTTTACCCAATCGCCGACTTCAGAATGGATAGCCATCACAACAATGGAAGCCGGCAATCTCAATCAAGCCTCTTGCTTGCTTAACTTATGCCTGACCGCCTCATCTTTTTATCAGGAATATGAAGACATTTATGAACTAGACGATGAAACGCTGCCAGATAAAAAAGAATATGCCAAAAAACGCCTGATGGAATATAAAGCCAAAGGCTTGCTAGTCAAGGAAAGTTAATTTTACTTTTCTATCGTTTGAATTCCCCGCTTGCGAAATAAATAATTCGACGTAAGCGTTTGCAGGCTTTCTCCTAACCATTGAATCCCCCAAAGTCCAATAATACCTGCCATAGTGAGAAAAAGAAGAAAACTATACGTTCCCTTTTTTGTCCATTTTCTGCCAATTTGCATTCCCACTTTTACATAATCCTTTCCTGTTTGAAAAGTTTTTTTGATTAGCTGTAAAAGTTGCCTCTTGCCTTCAAAGAAGATTTGCAAACCTTTGGATGCTCCCTTGATGAGAAAGCTAAGCAGCTGCAAAAAACGCAGCAAAAGCGCGGAGCAGAAGGAAAATATGCCCTTTAGAAACAATTGAATAAGGGAATGCGTAAAGAGTTTGCCAATAGCTTGCTGCAATTTTCCTAACCAGCCTGTAAAAGAAGAGCGAGGAGTCAGCCAATCGGATACTTGCTGAAAAGTAAGGCCTTTTAAACGTTCCTGACCTTGCTGAAGAATATGCAAAGCCTGCTGACGTTTCCGACTGAAGAAGTCTTTAGAGCGGGAAATGCCAGCTTGAACAAAGCGGCTAGCCTCTTGCCAAATAGGTTTTAATCCGTTTACATAAAAATGTTTTATAGGAGCCAATATCCCTGCGGCCTTTTGTCCAGCCTGTCCCAGCCACTTACTTAACCATTCGGTAGCTGCCCGTGCAGCCGATTGCGAAGTATGAAACTTCACTTGCCACTTCATTCCTACAGCCTTTGCCCGATCTGCTATTTTTTCAAACTGGACATTCCCCCATGCTAAGCCCATTTGCGGAATCTGCTTTATCCTAGCAAGCGCCTCTTGAAATTGATGGACAACAGCCGATGTTCGCTCTGTGGCCCACTTTTGAATGCGTTCCGTGCCTTTCTGCAAGCGCTTGGCCAATTCAGCTATTTTTGTCCCAGGACGCTTAATAACGGCTTTTACGCTCTCTGTCAAACGCTTAAAAACCGCTTGAGTAGTATGGCGCATCCGATGAAAAGCTTGGCGGATATCAAGCATTAAGCGGACAATAGGACGGATAAGCGTCTGTACCATTTGCTGGATCGTCTGTACTGTCTGCCTGATTTTTTGCGATACCACTTCCGCGCGCTTCTTAACTTTCTGCTTAATTTTCTCCGCCACTGTCATACAAACAGTCATCAGAGCGGGCAATCCCTCCATAATAATCCATTTGGGAATCCCATATACAACAAGATAAGGAGGAAAGGCGACCGCTAAAAATAAATACTTCCCTATCCGCATAAAGCTATTTTGAAAAATTAAAAACTTCGACGTGTGCCTAAGCCGGTTAAGCGCTTCTTTTTTTAGCTTATCATGAGAAATTTCAAGCGTATCTTTATGAACAGGCTGTGTAGGAGAAGCCTCTTGCATCTGAATATCCGTCCGCTTTCTTACATCGTAAATAGTGGAATAAAGATTCGGGTCGCAACGGGATAGACTATCCGAAGTCTGACGAATGGGCATCGAGATACCTTTTTGCTAAGTATTTATTTATATAAAACAGATTAAAATATTTTATCAAATATTTTATTTCTTTAAAATAAAAAACATGTATATAATTTGTTAAATTAAAAAACAGATAAAAAAAAAGACATCCACAAAAACAGATTTTCAATAAAATAATTCAATAACTATAAATTATTTAAAGAAGATCGAATCTCTTGGAAAGAGAGAAAAATAAGGTGAAGGAGGTCTTGATTTTATTAAAGAATGGGAATAGCCATCAAAATGCTTGCACATTTTCCTATATCTTTTTATACTAGTCGTCTGTATTTAAAGGAGTATTCAAATGGTTCGTATTAGTAAACAAGCAGAAAGGCGCAGCCGCTTTCCCCGTAAACATCGCAATCCTTCTGAAAAGACAGGGTCTTTGAAAGACAATCTGCCAAAAGGATTTAAAGAGCATGCTAATGCAGTTGAAGGCGACCTTGCAGCAGCCGTTTTCATTCCTAAAATTAAATAAGAATATCTTTAGCAGGTTACTTACTTGTTGAAGGAAGAAATAGAAAGGTTTAACACATGTCAAGACACCCAAGTTTTGGTAAAGCAGGCCAAACAGCTGCTAAGCGCAATGTTCTTAAGCGCTTTGAAAGAATCGATGTTTTAAAGAAATTGGGACGTTGGAAAGAGGTGGAAAATAAAAGAATAACAGGTCTCCCCAAGACGCCTGTTGCGTAATACATTCTTTTTTCCTTCCATTCGATTTTATCGTTCATTTTATTTATAAGAGTACCTTGTGAGTGTATTAACAATCATTTCACCCGGTGCTCTTTACATTTCCTTTTCTAAATTATTAGCAAACGTTTGATCGTGATTATTAATGTTTTTGATCAGCAAGAGTCGTTAAAAATTTCTCTGGATCAATTGAAGCCGCTAGTCGAGCAAGTGCTCCGTGAAGAAGAGCGGCAATGCGATGAAGTCAGTCTCTATTTTGTTGATACGCCAACGATTTGCGATCTACATTTGCAATTTTTTAATGATGGCTCTTCGACTGATTGCATATCATTCCCGATGGATGACGAAGATGAGGACGCTCCTTATTGCATATTAGGAGAGGTATTTGTCTGTCCTGAAACGGCATTGAATTATGCGCGAAGCCATCATCTAGACCCCTATGAAGAAACCACGCTTTATATCGTTCATGGCCTTTTACATTTGATGGGCTATGATGATATTGAAGAAGAAGACTTAGTTCACATGAGGCAAGCTGAAGAGAGGCATATGAAGCAATTAAAAGCTTTAGGCCTTTGCCTCACTGAAAGACCCTAAAAAACAACGGAAGCCGATCATCGCTTAATTTATGTCTAAGATTAAAGACATTTTTCTAAAAATTAAATTATTTTATAAGAAGAATGTTTTGATCCATTTTTTGCCAAGCCGAGGTTTGGCCAGACAAAAGACCGAGAGGGTCAAAAATTTGATGATGGAAGCAAAATTAAAAAACGGATTGGGACGGAAACCTCAGAGTGTTCATGGTTTTGCTGAGCTAATAGCCGGTTTCCCTTAAAAGGAGAAGTAAATTTGTCTCTGAATATTTCTTTAGCCCTTCTCATTATTCTATTGATTGGGCTGTTTTGTTTAACTGCTGTGAATACAGCTTTGAGGCGCTTTCAAAAAAGGGATAACAAGAAACTTGCCTTGATTGGCAATAAACTATTTTTTTATCGCTATTTCCACCTTATTTTTTTCCGCAATTCAGAATTTGAAGAGCTTTTTTTTGCCAGCGTGCTGGCTCAAAATATTGTCCGCTTCTTTTATGCCATTCTGTCGCTAGGATTGCTCGCCCAGTTAAATTTAATTGAATGGATTGTTAATCCTGAAACGCATCTCGCCCAGCTATCCATCAATTGGCCTGCCGGTTTACTTTGCTTGCTCGGCTTATTTTTCTTGTACTTTATCGTCGGTGATTACTTGGGACGCATATTAGGCGGCCGCTATCCTGAGCTCTCTATGCAGGTATGCGCTTTAGTGGCCTCCTTTTTTATGCTCTTATTTTTTCCGCTAACTTTTATATTCCTCAAAATTCCCCACGCTTTTTCTAGAACGGTCTATTTTAATCCCCTTTTAGAACCGACTGTTGAAGCTAAGCAGGAAATTATTGAAATTATTGAAGAATCAAATTTTAATGCTCAGCTTGATCCCCATGATAGAAAGCTTATCGAAGCCGTCATGGGCTTTAAGGATAGAATTGCGCGCGAGGTCATGGTTCCGCGCGTCGATGTTTTTAGCTTATCGCATGACACCACTATTGAAGAGGCCGCCGTCGTCCTTCTCAATGAAGGCTATAGCCGCACACCTGTCTATAAACATACTTTAGACAACATCATTGGCGTCTTGATGTACAAAGATATTTTAGCTAAGTACATGGAATATGCGCGCACGGGAAATAAGGAAATTTTGCAAGCCCCTATTGCCACTTTAGTCAAAAATATCCTTTACACGCCTGAAACAAAAAAGATTTCTCATCTTCTTCAAGAATTTCGCAAAAAACAAGTTCACTTGGCAATCATTGTTGATGAATATGGCGGAACAGAAGGGATTGTGACAATTGAAGACATCCTGGAAGAGATTGTTGGAGATATCGCTGACGAATACGACGAAGAAGAAGCTTTATTTATTGCTTTGCCAGACGGAGGATGGCTCATTGACGCCCGCATGAGCATTCTGGATATCGAAGAGCAATTTGGAATTGAAATTCCGCAAGATGGCGATTATGATACAATTGGCGGTTATATTTTCCATGAGACGGGAACGATTCCAGCCAAGGGATTTATTCTCACAAAGCCCAATTTTGAACTGGAGGTCCTTCGCTCAAATGATCGGCGTGTAGAGAAACTGAAAATCAAACCCATTAATCCGCTACCTGAAGAGGATGGCGCTTAAATTCTGAAATAAAATCAAAAAGTATGCCAGCTACCGGCTGAATGGCTCCTCATCCATTCGAGATATTTTCTCTCTCGCCCTTGCCTCGCAAGGTAAAAATAAAATAGGCTATATTTCAATCCATATAGCCTATTTATTTTTGCGAATTCTTAGAGGCCGTCATATCCAACGCCTTATTGTCTCGATTCAACATACTTTCTCGAAAAAAAAGGATTTAAATCTAGACAATCAGCCCTCCGGCGCTAGTCTCTTAAAATCTGTCTAATCCCTCTTTCTTCTTCCTATTTATTATTTGATTTAATCCATTTATCTTTGCCAAAAGGTCTTTTTAATCAACGAATTTACCCTGTTTTCAACTGGATTTGGAAATCTAAATGAATTATGCTAAGTCTACCCGACTTTAGCGAGATTTCTCATATATCGACCCCTTGTCTTTTCGCGTGACTCTGAGACTTTATCTAAAATAGCTAAAGAAAGGTCTTTTCGTTCCATTTAAAATTATTAGTTAAAAAATTGATCAAAAGTCACAGTCGTAAAGGTATTAGAATCAATGAATGAAAATCAAATAGCGCTTTATCTGCTGATCTTTCTGCTAGGCAG is a genomic window of Candidatus Protochlamydia phocaeensis containing:
- a CDS encoding DNA polymerase III subunit chi — protein: MRSSPAKVTFFRVKDNQAKIQLICQKAQEAFLQERRLLITVPTIEAGRYIDALLWRQPEESFLPHLFTQSPTSEWIAITTMEAGNLNQASCLLNLCLTASSFYQEYEDIYELDDETLPDKKEYAKKRLMEYKAKGLLVKES
- a CDS encoding hemolysin family protein, producing MSLNISLALLIILLIGLFCLTAVNTALRRFQKRDNKKLALIGNKLFFYRYFHLIFFRNSEFEELFFASVLAQNIVRFFYAILSLGLLAQLNLIEWIVNPETHLAQLSINWPAGLLCLLGLFFLYFIVGDYLGRILGGRYPELSMQVCALVASFFMLLFFPLTFIFLKIPHAFSRTVYFNPLLEPTVEAKQEIIEIIEESNFNAQLDPHDRKLIEAVMGFKDRIAREVMVPRVDVFSLSHDTTIEEAAVVLLNEGYSRTPVYKHTLDNIIGVLMYKDILAKYMEYARTGNKEILQAPIATLVKNILYTPETKKISHLLQEFRKKQVHLAIIVDEYGGTEGIVTIEDILEEIVGDIADEYDEEEALFIALPDGGWLIDARMSILDIEEQFGIEIPQDGDYDTIGGYIFHETGTIPAKGFILTKPNFELEVLRSNDRRVEKLKIKPINPLPEEDGA
- a CDS encoding small basic protein, coding for MSRHPSFGKAGQTAAKRNVLKRFERIDVLKKLGRWKEVENKRITGLPKTPVA
- the ybeY gene encoding rRNA maturation RNase YbeY: MIINVFDQQESLKISLDQLKPLVEQVLREEERQCDEVSLYFVDTPTICDLHLQFFNDGSSTDCISFPMDDEDEDAPYCILGEVFVCPETALNYARSHHLDPYEETTLYIVHGLLHLMGYDDIEEEDLVHMRQAEERHMKQLKALGLCLTERP